TTGGATCTACAGACATTGGAAGTATAAGTACCTTTACCACAAAGGGTTTTGCCGCAACAGAGACACCGGATTTCTCAGCAAGAAAATTTACACTCTTAAAGTACCAGCTCATACAAAGACTCGAGACAATGACGGTTATTATAAATGCTAAAATATAAGGTTTCTTCATTCAACGTTTCGATATTCAAGCTCTGATTCTATTATTGCTGTGTCAAAAACAGCAACAGGTGTAATAATAGAAAAATCCTGAGGGTCCTCAAGGGAGTAACATACCACGTTAAAAGTAATTCTCCATGGATCCGAAATACTTGTATAACGATTTGCATCAATTGTGTCGGAGAATCCCTCTACGTGCCTTATTGCCAGATCATTAACGCTGATCAAAACACCTTTACTTGTTAACTCATCAAGAAATGATCCTATGTTTGTAATATCACCTACATAAACAAACGGGCCGGCAACTACATTAAGCCCCTCAGGAAATACCAATCCCGAAAGCCCCCGCACATCGCTTATTGATGTTATTCCAGGGTGATCGGACTGTTGAAGTGTGATACTTTCTGCAACAAGTCCATAACGTTCAGCAAGGCTTTTTACATGAATTGCAAGCGTGCTGACTTCCATGTTTGTTGGGATTAATGAATTGAGCTTAGAAAGAATTGTAACCTGTGACGTTACGTTTATCTGCTCAAGTGTTGTATATTTTTCTTTAAGTTGGGAAATCTCATTTTTTAGCTGAGTGTACTCACTGTTCTTGTCAAAAATTCCCTGTATGTAAGGAAAAATCAAGATTCCGACACCTGCAAGAATTAAAACACCTATTATGGGGATAACAATATCGGATACGGTTAATCCTTTTGATATCGTTGCAAGGGAACTCATTATGCTCTTTCTTATTTTTTTATTACCCTTTACTTGACTTCCGATAACGGCCATTACTTAGTAGCAACTGAACTTAATGAAAAATATCCTTCAATGCGATACGCATACTCACTGATGTTAATATTTGAATAATCAATTCCTCTGCTTGAGTCAGATGATCCAATTTTCACTACAATTACCTGCGATATAATATCATTGTCGGCAAGACTATCGGCAACTGACAAAACTTCGGAATATAAATTACAGGTTCCTTGAAAAGAAAATGCCAAGTCGTTAGAGAAAGAATATCCGTCTACAGTACATGCCGAGGGTAGAGCAGCCCTTAAAACCCTAATTTTGGATTCATAGTCGGAAATTGTTAGCTCTCTTACTGTTGTATAGGAAATCCATTTGTCGTTTAATAAACGTTGTCTATATTCAGTATCTTTTCGATTGGTTATTAACCCTTCAATTTTTGCTTTCTCCTTTTTTGCCTGGGTTATTTGAATGTTAAAGTACAGATTAAAGAAAAGTACAATCACTCCTACAAAAACAATAACAAAAATGACGATTACACTGGAAACATTTATTGTGCTTTTTACCTCAACCTTTCGTACTTCTTCAGCTGATGGAGGAAGAAGCAGGTTTATTGATCTATCTAGTGCCATAGTTTTAAATATCTTTTAAAGCAAGTCCTACAGCAACAGCGTAGGCTGATCGACTATTTTCAAGAATTTTCTCGTATTCGCCACGTATCTTAAAATTCTGCCAAGGATCTGCAAGTGAAATGTTAAGCCCCAGTTGATCGGTTAAATAAAGTGCAAGCCCGGGAAGCAGAGCCCCATCACCTACCAAATATACATCTTTGGGCGATGAAAACCCTGTTTGTGATTTGTAAAATTCAATGCCACGAACAACTTCTCCTACAATGATTTTTACAATTGGTTCAAGTGAATTAAATATTTTCCCTTCAAGTTGTGAGGCTTCGAGTCCATATTTAATTTTGTATTCTTCAGCCTGTGGATATTCAAGCGAAAAATCGTTCATAATGGATCTAGTAAGCGAATCCGACCCTGTAGAAATACTCTGAGAGAATACAAGATTACCTTGTTTCACAATACTCATGTCAGTAGTCTGAGAACCAAAATCAAGTACAATTGCTTCAGGAATCCCGGTTGTATGTTTTATCATTCGGGCAATAGCAACACCTTCGGTTTCTATTGCAATTGGTTCAAGCCCTGCACGTTCAAGTACATCAATGTAAGTTTGAATAATTTTTTTTGTAGCAGCAACCCTAAGTACAAGAAACTCCTGGGTTTCTTTTTTCTCACCAAGTACGGTGTGATCAACTTGCATTTCCTCTATTGGGACAGGTAAAGACTGCTTAGCATCCCAGTATACTGCCTGAGCAAGCTCACTTTCTTTTACACCTTTATATGTAGAGACTCGTGTTGAAACTACTGATTCAGGAACAGCAGCAACTACTTGCTTAACCCGTATTCCTGCATCGTTAATCATTTGCCTAACAACAGAAGCAAGTCTGTCTTTGTGAACATCGTTTTCACTGTTTAAAACCCCAAATGGAGTTTTAATATTTCCTATTCCTGCAAGTTCCGGAGTTTTGCTTGCAAAATTCTTTAGATAAACAGCTTTTACAGAATGATTTCCAAAATCTATTCCAAAATGATCGGGTAAACGCTCAGCCATATTTTGGGCAGTAAAATTAACAGACTAATTGTTACTCTAATAGTAGAATATTAAGGAATCCGTGTCAACCGAAATATGACAAAACCAGCTACTCTTTAAGCGGATGGAATTTCTTATGAGTATCTTCCGCAAATTTATCGGATGCATGAACATATCTTGTAGTCGT
This Candidatus Dojkabacteria bacterium DNA region includes the following protein-coding sequences:
- the pilM gene encoding type IV pilus assembly protein PilM — translated: MAERLPDHFGIDFGNHSVKAVYLKNFASKTPELAGIGNIKTPFGVLNSENDVHKDRLASVVRQMINDAGIRVKQVVAAVPESVVSTRVSTYKGVKESELAQAVYWDAKQSLPVPIEEMQVDHTVLGEKKETQEFLVLRVAATKKIIQTYIDVLERAGLEPIAIETEGVAIARMIKHTTGIPEAIVLDFGSQTTDMSIVKQGNLVFSQSISTGSDSLTRSIMNDFSLEYPQAEEYKIKYGLEASQLEGKIFNSLEPIVKIIVGEVVRGIEFYKSQTGFSSPKDVYLVGDGALLPGLALYLTDQLGLNISLADPWQNFKIRGEYEKILENSRSAYAVAVGLALKDI